In one window of Mytilus trossulus isolate FHL-02 chromosome 7, PNRI_Mtr1.1.1.hap1, whole genome shotgun sequence DNA:
- the LOC134726750 gene encoding uncharacterized protein LOC134726750, which yields MEYRLGNINMKIVIYLTFYLYVVFTGQSEADCIFPCGFRNKTFDLYADDSELSGQIWTFNADGSGATFVGDPVNCFQISEQFLILRIEKSPYFVCFPIFYTDGQSNFTFVIQGFGNSKEFENVRSALNESQLCEVCGENGAEIITVVAIGKVIHINNYQ from the exons ATGGAGTATAGACTAGGCAACATTAACatgaaaattgtaatttatttgaCGTTCTACCTGTATGTAGTTTTTACAG gTCAATCTGAGGCTGATTGTATCTTTCCTTGTggttttagaaataaaacatttgatctGTATGCCGATGATTCTGAGTTATCCGGCCAAATTTGGACGTTCAATGCTGACGGATCGGGAGCGACCTTCGTGGGTGATCctgttaattgttttcaaatatctgAACAGTTTCTCATTCTCAG AATAGAAAAATCGCCATATTTTGTGTGTTTCCCAATCTTTTACACAGACGGGCAATCAAACTTTACATTTGTCATACAAG gttttggCAATTCTAAAGAATTTGAGAATGTACGTTCAGCTTTAAATGAGTCTCAATTGTGTGAAGTATGCGGAGAAAACGGTGCTGAAATAATTACAGTCGTAGCAATAGGTAAGGTTattcatataaataattatcaatga